Proteins co-encoded in one Kribbella solani genomic window:
- a CDS encoding Xaa-Pro dipeptidyl-peptidase has product MTTVRARVTILVSSAVLSLATVTGPAVAAPIPDVPDAPGVKAAPAAPSAPQHVDTRTKSTQPVYDYSDAIRESVYVDTDLDTDSDGKNDVIAVDIVRPSEPALTGVKIPVIMDASPYYSCCGRGNENEKKTYDSDGTIRKMPLYYDNYFVPRGYAMVGVDVLGTGRSTGCGDVGGPDEIQSVVDVIDWLNGRNTAHTADGRPVKATWTTGAVGMIGKSYDGTLANGVAATGVQGLKTIVPISAISSWYDYTRSGGVPYSDDYMPWLGGYVGHQSAACDDVRGQLGDNDEDETGDYTSFWAERDYTKNASKVKASVFMTHGLSDYNVQTNHFSQWWSALSRNNVPRKLWLGLEDHVDPFEFRRDAWVDELHKWFDYWLQGLQNGVMKEPAVSIETSPDVWQNYKTWPAVNRPVQVPLAAGKLGAAGKGSVTITDDPGLTEDDIVADPTEVIAGRQMFLSAPLTTPLRVSGTPSVTLRVKSDSATTPVTARLIEYGNAERYSGIRRTSNSTCEGSSTDYDDSCYYTVDKVTTQSDHGIISRGWIDAAHSKSLSKPTPLTPGKWTTVTVPLRAQDEIIPKGRVVGLAITLSDPEWTTPNDTGATVDIDVSASKLNIPVTTGKLTAPTKLTPIDVDITTPTQRPNLHDPKN; this is encoded by the coding sequence ATGACGACCGTCCGCGCCAGGGTGACGATCCTGGTTTCGTCCGCCGTGCTCAGCCTCGCGACCGTGACCGGTCCGGCGGTGGCCGCGCCGATCCCGGACGTACCCGACGCGCCGGGCGTCAAGGCGGCCCCGGCCGCTCCCAGTGCCCCGCAGCACGTCGACACGCGTACCAAGAGCACGCAGCCGGTCTACGACTACTCCGACGCGATCCGCGAGTCGGTGTACGTCGACACCGATCTGGACACCGACTCCGACGGCAAGAACGACGTCATCGCGGTCGACATCGTCCGGCCGAGCGAGCCCGCTCTCACCGGCGTGAAGATCCCGGTCATCATGGACGCCTCGCCGTACTACTCGTGCTGCGGACGCGGCAACGAGAACGAGAAGAAGACGTACGACAGCGACGGCACGATCCGGAAGATGCCGCTGTACTACGACAACTACTTCGTACCGCGCGGGTACGCGATGGTCGGCGTCGACGTGCTCGGTACCGGGCGGTCCACCGGCTGCGGCGACGTCGGCGGTCCGGACGAGATCCAGTCCGTCGTCGACGTGATCGACTGGCTGAACGGGCGCAACACCGCGCACACCGCCGACGGGCGGCCGGTGAAGGCGACCTGGACCACCGGCGCGGTCGGCATGATCGGCAAGTCGTACGACGGCACGCTCGCGAACGGTGTCGCGGCGACCGGAGTACAAGGCCTGAAGACGATCGTGCCGATCTCCGCGATCTCGTCCTGGTACGACTACACCCGCTCCGGCGGCGTCCCGTACTCGGACGACTACATGCCCTGGCTCGGTGGGTACGTCGGCCATCAAAGCGCGGCCTGCGACGACGTACGCGGACAACTCGGCGACAACGACGAGGACGAAACCGGTGACTACACGTCGTTCTGGGCCGAACGGGACTACACCAAGAACGCGTCCAAGGTGAAGGCATCGGTCTTCATGACGCACGGGCTGAGCGACTACAACGTACAGACCAACCACTTCTCGCAGTGGTGGTCCGCGCTGTCGCGCAACAACGTGCCGCGGAAGCTGTGGCTCGGGCTCGAGGATCACGTCGACCCGTTCGAGTTCCGGCGGGACGCGTGGGTGGACGAGCTGCACAAGTGGTTCGACTACTGGCTGCAGGGTCTGCAGAACGGTGTGATGAAGGAGCCCGCGGTCTCGATCGAGACGTCGCCGGACGTATGGCAGAACTACAAGACCTGGCCGGCCGTGAACCGTCCGGTCCAGGTGCCGCTGGCGGCGGGGAAACTAGGTGCCGCCGGCAAGGGTTCGGTGACGATCACCGACGATCCCGGGCTCACCGAGGACGACATCGTCGCGGACCCGACCGAGGTGATCGCCGGCCGGCAGATGTTCCTGTCCGCGCCGCTGACCACACCGCTGCGGGTGAGCGGCACGCCGTCGGTGACGCTCCGCGTGAAGTCCGACTCCGCGACCACGCCGGTGACGGCGCGCCTGATCGAGTACGGCAACGCGGAACGGTATTCAGGCATCCGCCGGACCAGCAACAGCACATGCGAGGGCTCGAGCACCGACTACGACGACAGCTGCTACTACACGGTCGACAAGGTCACGACCCAGAGCGACCACGGCATCATCAGCCGCGGCTGGATCGACGCCGCCCACAGCAAGTCCCTGTCCAAGCCGACCCCCCTCACCCCCGGCAAGTGGACCACCGTCACCGTCCCCCTCCGCGCCCAGGACGAGATCATCCCCAAGGGCCGCGTGGTGGGCCTCGCCATCACCCTCTCCGACCCCGAATGGACCACCCCCAACGACACCGGCGCCACCGTCGACATCGACGTCTCCGCCAGCAAACTCAACATCCCCGTCACCACCGGCAAACTCACCGCCCCCACCAAACTCACCCCCATCGACGTGGACATCACCACCCCCACCCAACGCCCCAACCTCCACGACCCGAAGAACTAG